A single genomic interval of Hyphomicrobium methylovorum harbors:
- a CDS encoding acetate/propionate family kinase, translating to MSDTILVINAGSSSIKFQLFAIKPGDQLERRLRGQIDGIGTRPRLRATDTKGECVVNQSWPINEVGELHQALDKLVVFLREYVGRLPVAIGHRVVHGGPEFVDPTPINSWVIDQLQRFIPLAPLHQPNNLAPIRIVLERQPHLLQVACFDTAFHRHHSEIVDRYAIPDHFYREGVRRYGFHGLSYEYIASRLRDVAPAIANSRIVVAHLGSGASMCALHAGKSIESSMGFTALDGLPMGTRPGQIDAGVVLYLLKEQAMSVTDIEHFLYHDCGLKGLSGVSNDVRDLLSSSDPRAKMALDYFAYRIALFGGMLATALGGLDAFVFTAGIGENAPPVRQAVADRMSCFGIELSKTANAKNDLCISSEGSPVKCYVVPTDEELMIARHTLQVLQKHEMPEERRA from the coding sequence ATGTCCGATACCATCCTGGTGATCAACGCAGGCAGCTCGAGCATCAAGTTCCAGCTTTTCGCAATCAAGCCTGGAGACCAACTTGAGCGGCGGCTGAGAGGACAAATCGACGGAATCGGAACCCGGCCGCGCTTGCGGGCAACCGACACAAAGGGCGAATGCGTCGTCAATCAATCCTGGCCGATTAATGAAGTCGGCGAATTGCATCAGGCACTCGATAAGCTGGTGGTGTTTCTCCGTGAGTATGTCGGACGGCTGCCGGTCGCGATCGGACACAGGGTGGTCCACGGAGGACCTGAATTCGTAGATCCCACACCGATCAACTCATGGGTAATCGACCAGCTTCAACGTTTCATACCGCTTGCACCCCTCCATCAGCCGAACAATCTCGCGCCGATAAGGATCGTGCTTGAACGGCAACCGCACCTCTTGCAGGTCGCCTGCTTCGACACCGCTTTTCATCGACATCATTCGGAGATCGTCGACCGCTACGCGATTCCAGATCATTTCTACCGAGAGGGCGTGCGCCGCTACGGGTTCCACGGACTGTCGTATGAATATATTGCATCGCGGCTTCGCGACGTGGCGCCAGCAATCGCAAACAGTCGAATAGTGGTTGCGCATCTCGGAAGCGGGGCGTCGATGTGCGCCTTACATGCGGGAAAAAGCATTGAAAGCAGCATGGGCTTTACGGCTTTGGACGGTCTGCCGATGGGCACGCGTCCTGGTCAGATCGACGCCGGCGTCGTGCTCTACCTGCTGAAAGAACAAGCGATGAGCGTGACGGATATCGAACATTTCCTGTATCACGATTGCGGCCTCAAGGGCCTGTCCGGCGTTAGCAACGACGTTCGGGACTTACTTTCGAGCAGCGATCCGCGAGCGAAAATGGCGCTCGATTACTTCGCGTATCGCATTGCACTTTTTGGAGGGATGCTTGCAACCGCGCTCGGCGGCCTCGATGCCTTTGTCTTCACGGCCGGCATTGGAGAAAACGCGCCGCCGGTGCGCCAAGCCGTGGCCGACCGCATGTCGTGCTTTGGCATCGAATTGTCGAAAACCGCTAACGCAAAAAATGATCTTTGCATTTCCAGCGAGGGCTCGCCCGTCAAGTGTTACGTCGTGCCGACCGACGAAGAATTGATGATAGCGCGGCACACGCTGCAGGTCTTGCAGAAACATGAAATGCCCGAGGAGCGACGGGCATGA
- the fabI gene encoding enoyl-ACP reductase FabI, with translation MIDVSSLNLLKGKKALVTGIANDQSIAWGCAKAFHAFGADLAITYLNDKAKRHIEPLAQNVSAPIFLPLDLQHEGQLENVFEKIEKTWGKLDICLHSIAFAPKDDLQGRVVDCSKDGFLRAMEISCWSFIRMAKLAEPLMTSGGALFTMTYYGSQMVVEHYNMMGPVKAALESATRYLAAELGPKGIRVHAISPGPLKTRAASGITEFDKLLQKAQSKAPSRSLVSIDDVGIAVAFLGMDGAKLITGETLYIDGGYHIID, from the coding sequence ATGATCGATGTTTCTTCGCTGAACCTACTCAAAGGCAAAAAGGCTCTCGTCACCGGAATTGCGAACGATCAATCCATCGCGTGGGGTTGCGCAAAGGCATTTCACGCGTTCGGTGCAGACCTCGCGATTACCTATCTCAACGACAAAGCCAAACGGCACATCGAACCTTTGGCGCAGAACGTCAGCGCGCCAATCTTCCTGCCCCTCGATCTTCAGCACGAAGGGCAGCTTGAAAACGTATTCGAAAAAATCGAGAAGACTTGGGGAAAGCTTGATATCTGCCTGCACTCCATTGCGTTCGCGCCGAAAGACGACCTGCAGGGACGCGTCGTCGATTGCTCGAAAGACGGGTTTCTTCGCGCAATGGAGATTTCTTGCTGGTCGTTTATTCGCATGGCCAAGCTCGCCGAACCGCTCATGACATCCGGCGGGGCATTATTCACGATGACGTACTATGGCTCCCAGATGGTCGTGGAACATTACAACATGATGGGTCCGGTGAAGGCCGCCCTCGAGTCGGCAACGAGGTACCTCGCCGCGGAACTCGGGCCGAAAGGCATCCGCGTTCACGCCATATCTCCCGGACCGCTAAAAACCCGCGCGGCCTCGGGAATTACGGAGTTCGATAAACTCCTTCAAAAGGCGCAATCAAAAGCGCCAAGCAGAAGTCTGGTCTCGATCGATGACGTCGGCATTGCCGTTGCGTTCCTGGGCATGGACGGAGCAAAGCTGATCACCGGGGAGACCCTTTATATCGACGGCGGCTACCACATCATCGATTAG
- a CDS encoding phosphate acetyltransferase has translation MADATVSKIHRHEKYEKLIAIAQQLEPLETAVAQPCDEASLRGAIEASDAGLIIPILVGPATKIVEISKAINIAIDGLEIVDVPHSHAAAAKAVEIIRSGKAEMLMKGSLHSDELLGAVTSRETGLRTGRRISHVFVMDVPTHSQTLFVTDAAVNIAPDLMAKRDIVQNAIDLYTALGLGKPKVAILSAVETVTPSIPSTLDAAALCKMADRGQITGGELDGPLAFDNAISLPAARIKGIKSSVAGHAQILVVPDLEAGNMLAKNLTFISNADAAGIVLGARVPIILTSRADNVRTRLASCAVAKLLAYSRRANAPIRA, from the coding sequence ATGGCTGATGCAACCGTCTCGAAAATTCACCGGCACGAGAAATACGAAAAACTAATCGCTATAGCGCAGCAATTAGAGCCGCTTGAAACAGCGGTCGCCCAGCCGTGTGATGAGGCTTCGCTGCGTGGGGCCATTGAAGCGAGCGACGCGGGTTTGATCATCCCAATACTCGTTGGGCCAGCAACAAAGATCGTTGAAATTTCCAAGGCCATCAATATCGCCATCGATGGTCTCGAAATCGTTGACGTGCCGCACAGCCATGCCGCGGCAGCAAAAGCGGTCGAAATAATCCGCTCGGGCAAAGCCGAAATGCTGATGAAAGGCAGTCTCCATTCCGATGAGCTGCTCGGCGCCGTAACGAGTCGGGAGACTGGCCTTCGCACCGGCCGGCGCATCAGCCACGTGTTCGTGATGGACGTTCCCACGCATTCGCAAACGTTATTCGTGACGGATGCGGCGGTTAACATCGCGCCGGATCTGATGGCGAAGCGCGATATCGTCCAGAACGCAATCGACCTCTACACGGCCCTCGGTCTTGGCAAACCCAAGGTCGCTATTCTGTCGGCTGTCGAAACCGTCACTCCCTCTATCCCTTCAACACTTGATGCTGCCGCACTTTGTAAGATGGCGGATCGCGGTCAGATCACAGGCGGAGAACTTGATGGTCCGCTCGCATTCGATAACGCCATCAGCCTGCCGGCTGCCCGCATCAAGGGGATCAAGTCTTCGGTCGCGGGGCACGCGCAAATCCTCGTCGTACCGGATCTGGAGGCGGGTAACATGCTCGCAAAAAATCTTACATTTATTTCCAATGCCGACGCCGCGGGCATCGTACTCGGCGCTCGAGTGCCGATCATTCTGACTTCGCGAGCTGATAACGTCAGGACGCGTCTTGCTTCGTGCGCCGTCGCCAAATTGCTTGCCTACAGCAGGCGGGCGAACGCTCCGATCAGAGCTTGA